Proteins from a single region of Phyllopteryx taeniolatus isolate TA_2022b chromosome 10, UOR_Ptae_1.2, whole genome shotgun sequence:
- the LOC133485292 gene encoding protocadherin beta-7-like, translated as MEAKNIHPSRGGMRWRRAACLFVFWCFFLHASEAQIRYSIPEEMKKGSLVGNVAQDLGLDLKRLRSGRARIVTGENVQYAELRADKGLLVVHERIDREQLCGDVTPCSFTFEILLENPMELHPVTIEVLDVNDNAPTFKNHYLQFEISESAALGSRFVLESPYDADVGTNGVQSYVLTPSDHFVLKQHVSPGGSKHAEMVLQKALDREQQPRLSLKLVAVDGGNPQRSGTVNIEINILDINDNVPVFNQTLYKGKVIENSPKGTQILTVNATDADSGSNGKVTYSFSKSKAEIADLFHIDEMTGSISVANQIDYEKDKTIEFMVEAKDQGGLSESTKVEIEVLDLNDNVPVLNVMSFTSPVSEDSPAGTTIGIMNVKDQDSGENGHVRCAIEGRVPFRMKSNVRNYFALVTDADLDRESVSEYNITVVASDAGSPPLSAERTFHLKVSDVNDNAPVFAVSFYRADLAENNSPGVSVLRVSAKDPDENQNARVSYMLEQGEIGGTPIASFVSVNAQTGVVSAVRSFDYERMKRLDFAVRAQDGGSPPLCSNVSVGVLIRDQNDNAPQVLYPVQPHAEMVPRSADAGYLVTKVVAVDVDSGQNAWLSYKVQHKFGGADRGALFEVGLHNGEMRTVRQVTDKDAVKQRLTVVVEDNGQPSRSATVAVNVALADGFPEVLRSEFADDFSEDYDDRLTFYLVSALAAVSFLFVACLLLIVSLKVYRWRRSRVLYRSDLPVIPYYPPRYCDTLGTAGTLPHVYNYEACAAAKSHVMNTQAVSQSLVSVDGADADVPHGGEQTSGNCSRMSTLVSQIRTLVSIYVCFQSLYHGEALFLY; from the coding sequence atgGAGGCTAAAAACATTCATCCGAGCCGAGGAGGAATGCGATGGCGACGCGCGGCCTGCCTCTTTgtcttttggtgtttttttctccacgcgAGCGAGGCCCAAATCCGCTACTCAATCCCCGAGGAGATGAAAAAAGGCTCGCTCGTCGGAAATGTGGCCCAAGATCTCGGTTTGGATCTGAAAAGACTCCGTTCTGGGCGGGCCCGCATCGTGACCGGGGAGAACGTCCAGTACGCCGAGCTGAGGGCGGACAAAGGGCTCCTGGTTGTCCATGAGAGGATAGATCGAGAACAGCTGTGTGGAGACGTGACGCCGTGCAGCTTCACCTTCGAGATTTTGTTGGAAAACCCCATGGAATTGCACCCGGTCACCATCGAAGTGTTGGACGTCAACGACAACGCGCCCacttttaaaaatcattatttgcaaTTTGAAATAAGCGAGTCTGCTGCACTTGGCTCCCGTTTTGTTCTGGAGAGTCCGTATGATGCTGACGTGGGTACAAACGGCGTGCAGAGTTACGTTTTGACACCGAGtgatcattttgttttgaagcaacaCGTCAGTCCGGGAGGAAGTAAACATGCAGAAATGGTCCTGCAGAAAGCCTTAGACAGAGAACAGCAGCCGCGACTTTCCCTTAAATTAGTGGCTGTGGACGGTGGGAATCCACAGAGGTCAGGTACGGTAAATattgaaattaacattttagacataaatgataatgttcctgtcttcaatcaaactTTGTATAAAGGTAAAGTGATTGAAAATTCCCCGAAGGGCACTCAAATTCTCACTGTGAATGCCACTGATGCTGATAGCGGTTCAAATGGGAAAGTAAcatattcattttcaaaatcaaaagcaGAAATCGCAGATTTGTTTCATATCGATGAAATGACAGGATCCATATCTGTAGCAAACCAAATTGAttatgaaaaagacaaaacgaTAGAGTTCATGGTTGAAGCCAAAGATCAAGGAGGGCTGAGTGAGTCGACCAAAGTGGAAATCGAAGTCCTGGATTTGAATGATAATGTCCCCGTCCTCAACGTGATGTCCTTCACGAGTCCGGTTTCAGAAGACTCCCCGGCTGGTACCACTATCGGTATCATGAACGTGAAAGACCAGGATTCTGGCGAAAACGGTCACGTGAGGTGCGCCATCGAAGGCCGCGTTCCATTTCGCATGAAATCCAACGTGCGCAATTATTTTGCCTTGGTGACCGATGCCGATTTGGATCGCGAAAGCGTGTCCGAATATAACATCACAGTCGTCGCGTCGGACGCCGGCTCGCCTCCCCTCTCCGCCGAGagaacttttcatttgaaagtttCCGACGTGAACGACAACGCTCCTGTGTTTGCCGTCAGCTTTTATCGTGCCGACCTCGCCGAAAACAACTCGCCGGGTGTTTCCGTGCTGAGAGTGAGCGCCAAAGACCCAGATGAAAACCAGAACGCTCGTGTCTCTTACATGTTGGAGCAGGGCGAGATCGGGGGAACTCCGATTGCCTCGTTTGTGTCCGTGAACGCCCAAACCGGCGTCGTCAGCGCCGTGCGCTCCTTCGACTACGAGCGGATGAAGCGGCTGGACTTTGCGGTGCGAGCGCAGGACGGAGGCTCCCCTCCTCTCTGTAGCAACGTGAGCGTGGGCGTCCTGATCCGGGACCAGAACGACAACGCCCCTCAGGTCCTGTACCCGGTCCAGCCGCACGCCGAAATGGTGCCTCGTTCGGCAGACGCGGGCTATCTGGTGACTAAAGTGGTGGCCGTGGATGTGGACTCTGGACAGAACGCCTGGCTCTCCTATAAAGTGCAGCACAAATTTGGGGGCGCAGACAGGGGGGCGCTGTTTGAAGTGGGCCTCCACAATGGAGAAATGCGAACTGTCCGCCAAGTGACTGATAAAGATGCTGTCAAACAAAGACTGACTGTCGTAGTGGAGGACAACGGGCAGCCCTCTCGTTCGGCTACGGTCGCGGTCAACGTGGCGCTGGCGGACGGCTTCCCCGAAGTGCTGAGGTCGGAGTTCGCCGACGACTTTAGCGAGGACTACGACGACCGGCTGACTTTTTACTTAGTCTCGGCTTTGGCCGCGGTCTCCTTCCTCTTCGTCGCCTGCTTGCTGCTTATCGTGTCGCTCAAAGTGTACAGGTGGAGACGGTCTCGCGTCCTGTACCGCTCCGACCTCCCCGTCATTCCGTATTATCCGCCGCGCTACTGCGACACTTTGGGGACGGCGGGGACGCTCCCGCACGTCTACAACTACGAGGCGTGCGCCGCCGCCAAGAGTCACGTGATGAACACGCAAGCCGTGAGTCAAAGTTTAGTGAGTGTGGACGGAGCGGACGCTGACGTGCCGCACGGCGGCGAGCAGACGTCGGGGAACTGCTCTCGGATGTCGACTTTGGTGAGTCAAATCAGGACACTTGTTTCaatatatgtttgttttcagagtTTATATCACGGAGAAGCCTTGTTCTTGTAttga
- the LOC133485031 gene encoding protocadherin beta-11-like: MDVRGPRLFWCATWRLFFGWRRQIATLVFLLRLVTTVVGQIRYSIPEEMKKGSVIGNVARDLGWDMKRLVSGRARILTEDNIQYAELKTDKGLLVVNDRIDREHLCGDVTPCSFSFEIILENPIELHRIIVEVLDINDHAPVFANQDEALMFEISESAVVGVPFPLPSAEDQDVGQNALQNYILSANDNFILNQHANPDGRKYVEMVLQKPLDRERRPRLSFKLIAVDGGTPQRSGTVNIEINVLDANDNRPMFNQSEYKASILENTMTGRSIIRVNATDADSGSNGLITYSLSRMKGSAADIFQIDGNTGTIYVSGQIDYEKNKKYEVRVEAKDQGGLTGTSKVIIDVIDVNDNAPVINIKSFSSPLSEDSPPGTTVAVLNIKDIDSDRNGEIKCSVDGKLPFKLETSLTNYYNLISDHYFDRESVWEYNITITATDLGTPPLSSSTKLHLRISDVNDNAPVFDQNIYSAYVAENNSPGVSVLAVTARDADWNQNARISYLLEDTQISGSPVSTFVSLNSQTGVVSAVRSFDYERMKRLDFAVRAQDGGSPPLCSNVSVGVLIRDQNDNAPQVLYPVQPHAEMVPRSADAGYLVTKVVAVDVDSGQNAWLSYKVQHKFGGADRGALFEVGLHNGEMRTVRQVTDKDAVKQRLTVVVEDNGQPSRSATVAVNVALADGFSEVLRSEFADDFSEDYDERLTFYLVSALAAVSFLFVACLLLIVSLKVYRWRRSRVLYRSDLPVIPYYPPRYCDTLGTAGTLPHVYNYEACAAAKSHVTNTQAVSQSLVSVDGADADVPHGGEQMSGNCSRMSTLVSQISTFVSIYVYQSLYHGEPLFLY, translated from the coding sequence ATGGATGTTCGCGGGCCTCGCCTTTTCTGGTGCGCAACATGGAGGTTGTTTTTTGGATGGCGACGGCAAATAGCAACGCTCGTGTTTCTGCTTCGTTTGGTCACCACGGTAGTTGGTCAGATTCGTTATTCTATTCCCGAGGAGATGAAGAAAGGCTCCGTGATCGGAAATGTGGCGCGAGATCTCGGGTGGGACATGAAGAGACTCGTTTCTGGGCGCGCCCGCATTTTGACAGAGGACAACATCCAGTACGCGGAGCTGAAGACAGACAAAGGGCTTCTGGTCGTCAACGACAGAATTGACCGAGAGCATCTTTGTGGAGATGTGACGCCGTGTAGCTTCAGCTTCGAGATCATTTTAGAAAACCCCATCGAGCTGCACAGGATCATTGTTGAGGTTTTGGACATCAACGATCATGCCCCCGTTTTTGCAAATCAGGATGAAGCGCTCATGTTTGAAATAAGTGAATCTGCTGTTGTTGGAGTCCCGTTTCCCCTGCCGAGTGCTGAGGATCAAGATGTGGGGCAAAATGCGttgcaaaattacattttgtcagCTAACGACAATTTTATTCTGAATCAGCATGCAAATCCAGATGGCAGAAAATATGTGGAAATGGTGCTCCAGAAGCCGTTAGACAGAGAGAGACGTCCCCGCTTGTCTTTCAAATTAATTGCAGTTGATGGAGGAACGCCACAGAGATCCGGTACCgtcaatatagaaataaatgtcTTAGATGCAAACGACAACAGGCCAATGTTTAATCAATCGGAATATAAAGCATCTATTTTGGAGAACACAATGACAGGAAGAAGTATAATTCGAGTCAATGCTACAGACGCTGACAGTGGTTCCAATGGACTCATCACTTACAGTTTGTCGCGAATGAAAGGAAGCGCAgcagatatatttcaaattgatGGAAACACTGGCACAATTTACGTGTCTGGTCAAATCGACTATGAGAAGAACAAAAAGTATGAAGTGAGAGTGGAAGCAAAAGATCAAGGTGGGCTGACTGGGACCAGTAAAGTTATAATTGACGTGATTGACGTCAATGACAATGCTCCAGTAATTAACATAAAATCATTTTCAAGTCCTCTGTCCGAGGATTCACCGCCCGGTACAACAGTTGCAGTTCTGAACATCAAAGACATCGACTCTGACAGAAACGGAGAAATCAAATGTTCCGTCGATGGAAAACTTCCCTTTAAACTGGAGACGTCGCTCACAAACTATTACAATTTAATTTCCGATCACTATTTTGATCGAGAATCCGTCTGGGAATATAACATAACAATTACAGCCACTGACCTCGGAACGCCTCCTCTTTCCAGCTCAACAAAGTTGCATCTTCGAATCTCCGACGTGAATGACAACGCGCCTGTATTTGATCAAAACATTTATTCCGCTTATGTCGCGGAGAATAATTCTCCCGGTGTTTCCGTCTTGGCCGTCACTGCTCGAGATGCTGATTGGAATCAAAACGCCAGAATATCTTATCTTTTAGAGGACACTCAGATTAGTGGCAGTCCAGTTTCCACCTTTGTTTCTTTGAATTCTCAAACCGGCGTCGTCAGCGCCGTGCGCTCCTTCGACTACGAGCGGATGAAGCGGCTGGACTTTGCGGTGCGAGCGCAGGACGGAGGCTCCCCTCCTCTCTGTAGCAACGTGAGCGTGGGCGTCCTGATCCGGGACCAGAACGACAACGCCCCTCAGGTCCTGTACCCGGTCCAGCCGCACGCCGAAATGGTGCCTCGTTCGGCAGACGCGGGCTATCTGGTGACTAAAGTGGTGGCCGTGGATGTGGACTCTGGACAGAACGCCTGGCTCTCCTATAAAGTGCAGCACAAATTTGGGGGCGCAGACAGGGGGGCGCTGTTTGAAGTGGGCCTCCACAATGGAGAAATGCGAACTGTCCGCCAAGTGACTGATAAAGATGCTGTCAAACAAAGACTGACTGTCGTAGTGGAGGACAACGGGCAGCCCTCTCGTTCGGCTACGGTCGCGGTCAACGTGGCGCTGGCGGACGGCTTTTCCGAAGTGCTGAGGTCGGAGTTCGCCGACGACTTTAGCGAGGACTACGACGAGCGGCTGACTTTTTACTTAGTCTCGGCTTTGGCCGCGGTCTCCTTCCTCTTCGTCGCCTGCTTGCTGCTTATCGTGTCGCTCAAAGTGTACAGGTGGAGACGGTCTCGCGTCCTGTACCGCTCCGACCTCCCCGTCATTCCGTATTATCCGCCGCGCTACTGCGACACGTTGGGGACGGCGGGGACGCTCCCGCACGTCTACAATTACGAGGCGTGCGCCGCCGCCAAGAGTCACGTGACGAACACGCAAGCCGTGAGTCAAAGTTTAGTGAGTGTGGACGGAGCGGACGCTGACGTGCCGCACGGCGGCGAGCAGATGTCAGGGAACTGCTCTCGGATGTCGACTTTGGTGAGTCAAATCAGTACATTTGTTTCAATATATGTTTATCAGAGTTTATATCATGGAGAACCCTTGTTCTTGTATTGA
- the LOC133485296 gene encoding protocadherin beta-12-like, which translates to MEAKNIHPSRGGMRWRRAAGLFVFWCFFLHASEAQIRYSIPEEMKKGSLVGNVAQDLGLDLKRLRSGRARIVTGENVQYAELRADKGLLVVHERIDREQLCGDVTPCSFTFEILLENPMELHPVTIEVLDVNDNAPTFENHYLQFEISELAALGSRFVLESAYDADVGANGVQSYILTPSDHFILKQHVSPGGSKHAEMVLQKALDREQQPRLSLKLVAVDGGNPQRSGTVNIDINIQDINDNAPVFNQSVYKAKVIENAAKGTHVVTVNATDADSGSNAKITFSFSKSKAGITNLFHIDEMTGCISVVKEIDYEKYKTIEFMVEAKDQGALTDSTKVEIEVLDLNDNVPVLNVMSFTSPVSEDSPAGTTIGIMNVKDQDSGENGHVRCAIEGRVPFRMKSNVRNYFALVTDADLDRESVSEYNITVVASDAGSPPLSAERTFHLKVSDVNDNAPVFAVSFYRANLAENNSPGVSVLRVSAKDPDENQNARVSYMLEQGEIGGTPIASFVSVNAQSGIVSAVRSFDYERMKRLDFAVRAQDGGSPPLCSNVSVGVLIRDQNDNAPQVLYPVQPHAEMVPRSADAGYLVTKVVAVDVDSGQNAWLSYKVQHKFGGADRGALFEVGLHNGEMRTVRQVTDKDAVKQRLTVVVEDNGQPSRSATVAVNVALADGFPEVLRSEFADDFSEDYDDRLTFYLVSALAAVSFLFVACLLLIVSLKVYRWRRSRVLYRSDLPVIPYYPPRYCDTLGTAGTLPHVYSYEACAAAKSHVTNSQAVSQSLVSVDGADADVPHGGEQTSGNCSRMSTLVSQISTLVSIYVCFQSLYHGEALFLY; encoded by the coding sequence atgGAGGCTAAAAACATTCATCCGAGCCGAGGAGGAATGCGATGGCGACGCGCGGCCGGCCTCTTTgtcttttggtgtttttttctccacgcgAGCGAGGCCCAAATCCGCTACTCAATCCCCGAGGAGATGAAAAAAGGCTCGCTCGTCGGAAATGTGGCCCAAGATCTCGGTTTGGATCTGAAAAGACTCCGTTCTGGGCGGGCCCGCATCGTGACCGGGGAGAACGTCCAGTACGCCGAGCTGAGGGCGGACAAAGGGCTCCTGGTTGTCCATGAGAGGATAGATCGAGAACAGCTGTGTGGAGACGTGACGCCGTGCAGCTTCACCTTCGAGATTTTGTTGGAAAACCCCATGGAATTGCACCCGGTCACCATCGAAGTGTTGGACGTCAACGACAACGCGCCCACTTTTGAAAATCATTATTTGCAATTTGAAATAAGCGAATTGGCTGCACTTGGCTCCCGTTTTGTGTTGGAGAGTGCGTATGATGCTGACGTGGGTGCAAACGGCGTGCAGAGTTACATTTTGACACCAAgtgatcattttattttgaagcaacACGTCAGTCCGGGAGGAAGTAAACATGCAGAAATGGTCCTGCAGAAAGCCTTAGACAGAGAACAGCAGCCACGACTTTCCCTTAAATTAGTGGCTGTGGACGGTGGGAATCCACAGAGGTCAGGTACGGTAAATATAGATATTAACATTCAAGATATAAATGACAACGCTCCCGTCTTCAATCAAAGTGTTTATAAAGCAAAAGTGattgaaaatgcagcaaaaGGCACTCACGTTGTGACTGTGAATGCCACTGATGCTGATAGCggttcaaatgcaaaaataacattctcgttttcaaaatcaaaagcGGGAATTACAAATTTGTTTCATATCGATGAGATGACAGGATGCATATCTGTCGTAAAAGAAATTGATTATGAAAAATACAAGACAATAGAGTTCATGGTTGAAGCCAAAGATCAAGGTGCATTAACAGACTCCACCAAAGTGGAAATCGAAGTCCTGGATTTGAATGATAATGTCCCCGTCCTCAACGTGATGTCCTTCACGAGTCCGGTTTCAGAAGACTCCCCGGCTGGTACCACGATCGGTATCATGAACGTGAAAGACCAGGATTCTGGCGAAAACGGTCACGTGAGGTGCGCCATCGAAGGCCGCGTTCCATTTCGCATGAAATCCAACGTGCGCAATTATTTTGCCTTGGTGACCGATGCCGATTTGGATCGCGAAAGCGTGTCCGAATATAACATCACAGTCGTCGCGTCGGACGCCGGCTCGCCTCCCCTCTCCGCCGAGagaacttttcatttgaaagtttCCGACGTGAACGACAACGCTCCTGTGTTTGCCGTCAGCTTTTATCGTGCCAACCTCGCCGAAAACAACTCGCCGGGTGTTTCCGTGCTGAGAGTGAGTGCCAAAGACCCAGATGAAAACCAGAACGCTCGTGTCTCTTACATGTTGGAGCAGGGCGAGATCGGGGGAACTCCGATTGCCTCGTTTGTGTCCGTGAACGCCCAAAGCGGAATCGTCAGCGCCGTGCGCTCCTTCGACTACGAGCGGATGAAGCGGCTGGACTTTGCGGTGCGAGCGCAGGACGGAGGCTCCCCTCCTCTCTGTAGCAACGTGAGCGTGGGCGTCCTGATCCGGGACCAGAACGACAACGCCCCTCAGGTCCTGTACCCGGTCCAGCCGCACGCCGAAATGGTGCCTCGTTCGGCAGACGCGGGCTATCTGGTGACTAAAGTGGTGGCCGTGGATGTGGACTCTGGACAGAACGCCTGGCTCTCCTATAAAGTGCAGCACAAATTTGGGGGCGCAGACAGGGGGGCGCTGTTTGAAGTGGGCCTCCACAATGGAGAAATGCGAACTGTCCGCCAAGTGACTGATAAAGATGCTGTCAAACAAAGACTGACTGTCGTAGTGGAGGACAACGGGCAGCCCTCTCGTTCGGCTACGGTCGCGGTCAACGTGGCGCTGGCGGACGGCTTCCCCGAAGTGCTGAGGTCGGAGTTCGCCGACGACTTTAGCGAGGACTACGACGACCGGCTGACTTTTTACTTAGTCTCGGCTTTGGCCGCGGTCTCCTTCCTCTTCGTCGCCTGCTTGCTGCTTATCGTGTCGCTCAAAGTGTACAGGTGGAGACGGTCTCGCGTCCTGTACCGCTCCGACCTCCCCGTCATTCCGTATTATCCGCCGCGCTACTGCGACACGTTGGGGACGGCGGGGACGCTCCCGCACGTCTACAGTTACGAGGCGTGCGCCGCCGCCAAGAGTCACGTGACGAACTCGCAAGCCGTGAGTCAAAGTTTAGTGAGTGTGGACGGAGCGGACGCTGACGTGCCGCACGGCGGCGAGCAGACGTCGGGGAACTGCTCTCGGATGTCGACTTTGGTGAGTCAAATCAGTACACTTGTTTCaatatatgtttgttttcagagtTTATATCATGGAGAAGCCTTGTTCTTGTATTGA
- the LOC133485104 gene encoding protocadherin beta-11-like produces MEAKNIHPSRGGMRWRRAAGLFVFWCFFLHASEAQIRYSIPEEMKKGSLVGNVAQDLGLDLKRLRSGRARIVTGENVQYAELRADKGLLVVHDRIDREQLCGDVTPCSFTFEILLENPMELHPVTIEVLDVNDNAPTFENNHLRFEISESAALGSRFVLESAYDADVDVNGVQSYVLTPSDHFVLKQHVSPGGRKYAEMVLQKALDREQQPRLSLKLVAVDGGNPQRSGTVNIEINILDANDNVPVFNQTVYKAKVTENAAKGSHVLTVNATDADSGSNGKVTFSFSKLKAGIADLFHIDEVTGCISVANQIDYEKDKTIEFMVEAKDQGGLSESTKVEIEVLDLNDNVPVLNVMSFTSPVSEDSPAGTTIGIMNVKDQDSGENGHVRCAIEGRVPFRMKSNVRNYFALVTDADLDRESVSEYNITVVASDAGSPPLSAERTFHLKVSDVNDNAPVFAVSFYRANLAENNSPGVSVLRVSAKDPDENQNARVSYMLEQGEIGGTPIASFVSVNAQSGVVSAVRSFDYERMKRLDFAVRAQDGGSPPLCSNVSVGVLIRDQNDNAPQVLYPVQPHAEMVPRSADAGYLVTKVVAVDVDSGQNAWLSYKVQHKFGGADRGALFEVGLHNGEMRTVRQVTDKDAVKQRLTVVVEDNGQPSRSATVAVNVALADGFPEVLRSEFADDFSEDYDDRLTFYLVSALAAVSFLFVACLLLIVSLKVYRWRRSRVLYRSDLPVIPYYPPRYCDTLGTAGTLPHVYSYEACAAAKSHVTNTQAVSQSLVSVDGADADVPHGGEQMSGSCSRMSTLVSQISTLVSIYVCFQSLYHGEALFLY; encoded by the coding sequence atgGAGGCTAAAAACATTCATCCGAGCCGAGGAGGAATGCGATGGCGACGCGCGGCCGGCCTCTTTgtcttttggtgtttttttctccacgcgAGCGAGGCCCAAATCCGCTACTCAATCCCCGAGGAGATGAAAAAAGGCTCGCTCGTCGGAAATGTGGCCCAAGATCTCGGTTTGGATCTGAAAAGACTCCGTTCTGGGCGGGCCCGCATCGTGACCGGGGAGAACGTCCAGTACGCCGAGCTGAGGGCGGACAAAGGGCTCCTGGTTGTCCATGATAGGATAGATCGAGAACAGCTGTGTGGAGACGTGACGCCGTGCAGCTTCACCTTCGAGATTTTGTTGGAAAACCCCATGGAATTGCACCCGGTCACCATCGAAGTGTTGGACGTCAACGACAACGCGCCCACTtttgaaaataatcatttgcGATTTGAAATTAGTGAGTCTGCTGCACTTGGCTCCCGTTTTGTGTTGGAGAGTGCGTATGATGCTGACGTGGATGTAAACGGCGTGCAGAGCTACGTTTTGACACCGAGtgatcattttgttttgaagcaacaCGTCAGTCCGGGAGGCAGAAAATATGCAGAAATGGTCCTGCAGAAAGCCTTAGACAGAGAACAGCAGCCGCGACTTTCCCTGAAATTAGTGGCTGTGGACGGTGGGAATCCACAGAGGTCAGGTACAGTAAATattgaaattaacattttagaTGCAAATGATAATGTTCCTGTCTTCAATCAAACCGTTTACAAAGCAAAAGTGACTGAAAATGCAGCAAAAGGCTCTCACGTTCTCACTGTGAATGCCACTGATGCTGATAGCGGTTCAAATGGGAAAGTCACATTCtcgttttcaaaattaaaagcaGGAATAGCAGATTTGTTTCATATCGATGAGGTGACAGGATGCATATCTGTAGCAAACCAAATTGAttatgaaaaagacaaaacgaTAGAGTTCATGGTTGAAGCCAAAGATCAAGGAGGGCTGAGTGAGTCGACCAAAGTGGAAATCGAAGTCCTGGATTTGAATGATAATGTCCCCGTCCTCAACGTGATGTCCTTCACGAGTCCGGTTTCAGAAGACTCCCCGGCTGGTACCACGATCGGTATCATGAACGTGAAAGACCAGGATTCTGGCGAAAACGGTCACGTGAGGTGCGCCATCGAAGGCCGCGTTCCATTTCGCATGAAATCCAACGTGCGCAATTATTTTGCCTTGGTGACCGATGCCGATTTGGATCGCGAAAGCGTGTCCGAATATAACATCACAGTCGTCGCGTCGGACGCCGGCTCGCCTCCCCTCTCCGCCGAGagaacttttcatttgaaagtttCCGACGTGAACGACAACGCTCCTGTGTTTGCCGTCAGCTTTTATCGTGCCAACCTCGCCGAAAACAACTCGCCGGGTGTTTCCGTGCTGAGAGTGAGTGCCAAAGACCCAGATGAAAACCAGAACGCTCGTGTCTCTTACATGTTGGAGCAGGGCGAGATCGGGGGAACTCCGATTGCCTCGTTTGTGTCCGTGAACGCCCAAAGCGGCGTCGTCAGCGCCGTGCGCTCCTTCGACTACGAGCGGATGAAGCGGCTGGACTTTGCGGTGCGAGCGCAGGACGGAGGCTCCCCTCCTCTCTGTAGCAACGTGAGCGTGGGCGTCCTGATCCGGGACCAGAACGACAACGCCCCTCAGGTCCTGTACCCGGTCCAGCCGCACGCCGAAATGGTGCCTCGTTCGGCAGACGCGGGCTATCTGGTGACTAAAGTGGTGGCCGTGGATGTGGACTCTGGACAGAACGCCTGGCTCTCCTATAAAGTGCAGCACAAATTTGGGGGCGCAGACAGGGGGGCGCTGTTTGAAGTGGGCCTCCACAATGGAGAAATGCGAACTGTCCGCCAAGTGACTGATAAAGATGCTGTCAAACAAAGACTGACTGTCGTAGTGGAGGACAACGGGCAGCCCTCTCGTTCGGCTACGGTCGCGGTCAACGTGGCGCTGGCGGACGGCTTCCCCGAAGTGCTGAGGTCGGAGTTCGCCGACGACTTTAGCGAGGACTACGACGACCGGCTGACTTTTTACTTAGTCTCGGCTTTGGCCGCGGTCTCCTTCCTCTTCGTCGCCTGCTTGCTGCTTATCGTGTCGCTCAAAGTGTACAGGTGGAGACGGTCTCGCGTCCTGTACCGCTCCGACCTCCCCGTCATTCCGTATTATCCGCCGCGCTACTGCGACACGTTGGGGACGGCGGGGACGCTCCCGCACGTCTACAGTTACGAGGCATGCGCCGCCGCCAAGAGTCACGTGACGAATACGCAAGCCGTGAGTCAAAGTTTAGTGAGTGTGGACGGAGCGGACGCTGACGTGCCGCACGGCGGCGAGCAGATGTCGGGGAGCTGCTCTCGGATGTCGACTTTGGTGAGTCAAATCAGTACACTTGTTTCaatatatgtttgttttcagagtTTATATCACGGAGAAGCCTTGTTCTTGTATTGA